GTTGACGGTCGCCGCGTTGAGCATCAGCTCGATGCCCATCAGCGCCGCAATGGCGTTGCGCCGGGCGATCGCGCCGTAGAGCCCGACGGCGAACAGCGCGGCGGCGAACACCAGGTACCAGCTGAGGGGGATCATGATTCGGCGGATCCTTTCCTTTACTGTGTCATCCCAAGGGACCTTCGATCCCCGAGGAATCGGCCTTCCACGTTGTCATCCTGAGGGGCTTTTAGGCCCCGAAGGATCGGCGACTCCTTATCAACCCTCCCCATCCCCAATTCCACCCGCCGCCGATTCCTCGCGGCCTGGCGGCCGCTCGGAAGGCCGGGTCCCGCCGGCCGCGAGGGCCGCGCCGATCAGCGCCGAGAGCAGCAGCACCGATACGGCTTCGAAAGGTGCAAGAAAGCGGGCGGGATCGGTCAGCGCCTCCCCCAACTCCGCCACCGCATCCATGGCCGGGAGGGGCGCGGGGGTCAGGTTAAAGTGAACGAACCGGGAAAGTCCGGCGGCGGTCCCCGCAAAGACCGCCGCGGCGAGGACCGCCGCCAGCGGCGCGTAGCGGTGGGCCTGCGGCGCGTGATCCTGCAGCTCGCGCCGGGTCAGCATCACCGCCAGCGCGATCAGCACGGCGATCGCTCCGGCGTAGACGGCCGCTTGGGCGGCGGCGAACAGCGACGCCTCGAGCAGCGCGTACACCGCCGCCACGGCGAACAAACAGCCGATCAGCGCGAACGCGGAGCGGACCAGGTTGCGCAGCAGGACCGAGGCGAGGGCCAGTCCGAGCCCGAGGGCGGCGAATCCCAGAAAGACGATTTGGTCGGCGGTCATGCGGACCCCTCCCGCGCCTCGCCCCCGCCCCTGCCCTGCCCCGTTTGGCGGAGTGCGCCACACGCATGAGGGTCGCGGCGGGGGCGCGGCCGGCGGCCGAGTAAAGCGGCGGCGGCTCCCGCAATGAGCAGGTTGGCCCCGCACAGCGCGGCGGTCCGGACCCATCCGGGATTTTCCGCCAGGGCGCGGCCGACGACGGCGACGGTCCCGACCAGGACGATCATCGCCGGCGTGAGGACTTTCCAGCAAAAATCGAGCATCCGGTCGATGCGGACGCGCGGCAAAGTCCCGCGGGCCCAGACCAGCAGAGAGTAGACGCCGAAGGCCTTGAGGACAAAGTACAACGCCCCCAGGGTGGGATGCTCCTCCGCCCCCGGCCCCTGCCACCCGCCGAGGAACAGCACTGCAAACAGCGCCCCGGCCGTGAAGGCGTGCAGGAATTCGGCGGCGTAAAACATGCCGAAGCGGATGCCGGAATACTCCACGTGGAAGCCGCCCACGATCTCCGACTCGGCCTCGAGCAGATCGAACGGGGCGCGGGCCGTTTCGGCCAGCGCGGCGACAAGGTACGCCAGCGCGGCCAGCGGAGCCGCCGCCGCGAACCAGATCTCCCGCTGGGCGGCGACGACGCCCTGCAGGCGCATTGTGCCGCTGAGCATCACCGGAACGAGGGCCGCCAGCAGGGCCGGCACCCCGTAGGAGACGAGCTGGGCCACCGCGCGGAACGCCCCCAGCAGGGCGAACGGATTGTTCGAGGACCACCCCGCCAGGAGGACCGCGAGCGTCCCGAGGGACGCAGCCGCCGCCAGGAACAGCACCCCCACGTCGAGGTCCGCCCCCTGGGCTCCGGCCGCGATCGGGATCACCGCCCAAAAACCGACCGCCCCCATCACCGCGAGGATCGGCGCCAGTTGGAAGAGCGGCCGGTCGGCCCGCGGCGGAATAAAATCCTCTTTCAACACAAGCTTAAGCAGATCGGCGAAGGGCTGGAACAAGCCGAAGGGGCCCACGCGGTTGGGGCCGATCCGGTCCTGCATCCGGGCGACGGCTTTGCGCTCGAACCAAATGAGAAACACGACGAATAACAGGCCCGAAAGCCCGAGCAAAAAGGCCCGCGCGACGGCGAAGATCCAGGCGGTCGCAGCGGCGGGAACGCCCCAGCCGGCCAGGATGCCGCTGAGCCAATTGGTGATCGTGGTGAAGAGGTCGCCCATCGGATCGCGCGGCCCGGATTACTGCCAGGCCAGCCCCCCCTTGCGCGCGAGATAAGCCAGGCCCGCGCCGAGCAGGAGCAAAAACGCAGCCCCCTCTACGGCCGCATAGAGCGGCAGCCGGTTGCAGGCGGCCGCCCAGGGGAACAGAAAGACCGCCTCGACGTCGAAGATCAGGAAGGCCAGCGCGTACAAATAAAAGGAAGCGCGGAATTGGATGCGGATCGGACCGCGGGCGCGGATGCCGCATTCGTACGGTTCGGCCTTCACGCGGCCGGGACGGCGCGGACCCAGCCACGCGCCGGCCAGAATCGGCAACAGGGGAAAGAAAACCGCCAGCAGGAAAAAAACGCCGATAAACGCCCAGTCGGATACCATTGTCGATTGTTCCGGGAGGAATGGAGGGGAATGGTAGCAGGTGCGGGAGGAAAAGTCAAAGGAGAAGGGACGCCGAAAAAAGCCGCTATAATGGAATCCGCGTTCCCGCCGGAGTGCATCATTTCGAGGAGCCCCGAGACCTTCCGGGGCGGCGGGGAATCGGCGGCGGATGGAATGGGGGACCGGAACGCAGAATAAGCAATCATCGATCCCTCGGAGTCTAAAGGCCCCTCGGGATGACCCAGCAAATGGAGGCGACCATGCAGACCAATCGATCCCCGTGGTGGGCGCTGGGCGGCGCGGGATTCGGCTTCCTCCTGCCCTTCGTCGGATTCGCCTGCATCGCCATGGTGTGCATGGCCAGCATGGCGGGCATGAGCATGATGAGCGGAACGGGCGCGGCGCCCACCAGCGCGGCCCACCTCTCCGGCCCCCTGCGCGGACCGGCGGTCGCGGTCATCGACATCGTCGGCGAAATCGTCAGCGGCCCCGCGGCGTCGCTCGGGGTCAGCTCGCTGGCCTCCTCGGACGACATCGTCCCGCTCGTCCATCAGGCGGCGGCCGATTCCGAAATCCGGGCGATCCTTCTGCGGATCAACAGCCCGGGCGGATCGGTGGTGGCCTCCGACGAGATCTACCACGCGCTCAAGGAATGCGGCAAGCCGATCGTCGTCCTGATGGGCGAGACGGCCGCCTCCGGCGGATACTACGTCAGCATGGCGGCCGAGCACCTGATCGCCAACCCCGCCACGCTGACCGGCTCGATCGGGGTGATCAGCTCCTTCCCGGAAGCGTCGGAGTTGTTGAAGAACCTGGGCGTGACGGTCTCGGTGATCAAATCCGGCGAGGTCAAGGACCTCGGCAGCCTCTACCGGCCGATGACCGAGGCGGAGAAAGCCGAATGGCAGAAGATCGTGAACGAGATCTACGAGAGCTTCGTCCGGATCGTCGCCGAGGGCCGGAACATGCCGCTCGAGAAAGTGCGCGACCTCGCCGACGGCAGCGTCTACACCGGCACCCAGGCGCTCGAGCTCGGGTTGATCGACGCCCTCGGATACCAAGAGGATGCGGTCGCCAAGGCGGCCGAACTGGGCGGCATCACGGGCGCTCCGCGGGTGATCCTCCTCGCTCCGCCGCAGGCGTCGCTGCTTTCGTCCCTGCTCTCCGGCCGCTTCCTGCCAAACTTGAATCCGGAGAATTACCTCGGCGGCCTGCTGGCGCCCAAGTTGGAATACCGCTGGACGGGCCAGCCTTAGCGGCGCGCGCAGCCGACAGCCGCGGCCGGGCGGCGCGGATCCTCCATCGCCCGAGGGCGGGCTGAATCCTCGCGGCGCCAGTCGCTTAAACCGGTGATTGTTGCCGACGGGGTGTTGAATAAAAAAAAGCCACGGCGGTCGAGCCCGGTTCAAACAGCCCGCCGGGCAAGTCGGCGGCAAATCCCCGCACGTCCGGATTTTGATCCGGGCACAGGCAACCGATCATGACCTATAATCTCCAAGGGCTCGTTACCGGAAAAATCGCCATCGGCTTGGCGGCGCTCCTGGCACGGGTGCTTCCCCCGCGGCTGGGATACGCCGCCGCCGATTTCATCGCCGACCGGATCGCCGCCTTGCGGACCCTCCCGACGGTCCGTGCAATCCGCGCCAACCAATGGGTCGCGCGCGGCGAATCGCTTGCCGGAGGGGACCTGGACCGGGCCGTCCGCGAAACCCTCCGGAATTCGGCGCGATCGATCTTCGACTTGTACCGCTTCCTCCAGAATCCGCGGGCGGCCCGCCGGTCGATCGAGATGGATCCCGCCGCCCGCAGGCTGATCCGGCGGCCGGAGTTCGGCGAGCGCGGATTGGTGGTGGTCAGCCTGCACCTCGGCAACTTCGACCTGATCCTGCACGCCCTTTCGATGGAGGGGGTGCGGCCCCTGATCCTGACCATCCCGGATCCGCAAGGCGGAAGGCGCTTGGAGTTCGACTCCCGCCGGAAAGCCGGCGCGAACATCCTGCCCATGTCCTTCGCCTCCCTGCGGCAGGCGGTCCATCACCTGGAACAGGGGGGCTTCGTTGCAACCGGGATCGACCGGCCCGTTCCCGAT
The Anaerolineales bacterium genome window above contains:
- the sppA gene encoding signal peptide peptidase SppA; the protein is MQTNRSPWWALGGAGFGFLLPFVGFACIAMVCMASMAGMSMMSGTGAAPTSAAHLSGPLRGPAVAVIDIVGEIVSGPAASLGVSSLASSDDIVPLVHQAAADSEIRAILLRINSPGGSVVASDEIYHALKECGKPIVVLMGETAASGGYYVSMAAEHLIANPATLTGSIGVISSFPEASELLKNLGVTVSVIKSGEVKDLGSLYRPMTEAEKAEWQKIVNEIYESFVRIVAEGRNMPLEKVRDLADGSVYTGTQALELGLIDALGYQEDAVAKAAELGGITGAPRVILLAPPQASLLSSLLSGRFLPNLNPENYLGGLLAPKLEYRWTGQP
- the nuoH gene encoding NADH-quinone oxidoreductase subunit NuoH: MGDLFTTITNWLSGILAGWGVPAAATAWIFAVARAFLLGLSGLLFVVFLIWFERKAVARMQDRIGPNRVGPFGLFQPFADLLKLVLKEDFIPPRADRPLFQLAPILAVMGAVGFWAVIPIAAGAQGADLDVGVLFLAAAASLGTLAVLLAGWSSNNPFALLGAFRAVAQLVSYGVPALLAALVPVMLSGTMRLQGVVAAQREIWFAAAAPLAALAYLVAALAETARAPFDLLEAESEIVGGFHVEYSGIRFGMFYAAEFLHAFTAGALFAVLFLGGWQGPGAEEHPTLGALYFVLKAFGVYSLLVWARGTLPRVRIDRMLDFCWKVLTPAMIVLVGTVAVVGRALAENPGWVRTAALCGANLLIAGAAAALLGRRPRPRRDPHACGALRQTGQGRGGGEAREGSA
- a CDS encoding NADH-quinone oxidoreductase subunit J, with translation MTADQIVFLGFAALGLGLALASVLLRNLVRSAFALIGCLFAVAAVYALLEASLFAAAQAAVYAGAIAVLIALAVMLTRRELQDHAPQAHRYAPLAAVLAAAVFAGTAAGLSRFVHFNLTPAPLPAMDAVAELGEALTDPARFLAPFEAVSVLLLSALIGAALAAGGTRPSERPPGREESAAGGIGDGEG
- a CDS encoding NADH-quinone oxidoreductase subunit A — protein: MVSDWAFIGVFFLLAVFFPLLPILAGAWLGPRRPGRVKAEPYECGIRARGPIRIQFRASFYLYALAFLIFDVEAVFLFPWAAACNRLPLYAAVEGAAFLLLLGAGLAYLARKGGLAWQ
- a CDS encoding lysophospholipid acyltransferase family protein — translated: MTYNLQGLVTGKIAIGLAALLARVLPPRLGYAAADFIADRIAALRTLPTVRAIRANQWVARGESLAGGDLDRAVRETLRNSARSIFDLYRFLQNPRAARRSIEMDPAARRLIRRPEFGERGLVVVSLHLGNFDLILHALSMEGVRPLILTIPDPQGGRRLEFDSRRKAGANILPMSFASLRQAVHHLEQGGFVATGIDRPVPDPQVRPLFFGRPAALPVHHIFLALKAKVPLTVLATVRRPDGKHYIHSSGLVEMDPHPDRETETLRNAEKVLRAAEGFIRRAPGQWSVSLPVWPEALELAPA